The following coding sequences are from one Dermacentor silvarum isolate Dsil-2018 chromosome 4, BIME_Dsil_1.4, whole genome shotgun sequence window:
- the LOC119450446 gene encoding peroxisomal membrane protein PMP34, whose product MSKHIRWDNLFTYDTLVHAVGGAAGSAMAMSVFFPLDTVRSRLQVEQHRESKSTLALLREILRDEGPGGVYRGLGPVLTSLWCSNFVYFYSFHGLRSVVAAGDARRHGAMSDLLLAALAGVVNVLTTTPLWVVNTRIKMQGAKLAAGDRESLRKHPRYEGLWHGLVHIARTEGLSALWASTLPSLVLVSSPSVQFMVYEALKRRADSAGLPLNGAVVFLIGAVSKVISTVATYPLQLVQAKLRYGCPPELANKNLLGILMHIARTQGLPGLYRGLEAKLWQTVLTAALMFVAYEKIVRFVMQILRPSAVRRAA is encoded by the coding sequence ATGTCGAAGCACATCCGATGGGACAACTTGTTCACGTACGATACCCTCGTACACGCCGTCGGAGGAGCCGCCGGCAGTGCAATGGCCATGAGCGTGTTCTTTCCTCTTGACACGGTCCGCTCCCGTCTGCAAGTCGAGCAGCACCGCGAATCGAAGAGCACCCTTGCGCTCCTGCGTGAGATTCTGCGTGACGAAGGGCCCGGCGGTGTATACAGGGGCTTGGGACCTGTGCTGACGTCGCTGTGGTGCTCGAACTTCGTGTACTTCTACTCGTTCCACGGTCTCCGATCGGTCGTTGCCGCGGGCGACGCACGCCGGCACGGAGCCATGTCGGACCTATTGCTGGCTGCCCTCGCCGGTGTCGTAAACGTCCTCACAACCACGCCGCTGTGGGTAGTGAACACGCGGATAAAGATGCAAGGAGCCAAGCTGGCCGCCGGCGACCGCGAGTCCCTCCGCAAGCACCCGCGGTACGAGGGCCTCTGGCACGGTCTGGTGCACATCGCCCGCACCGAGGGCTTGTCGGCCTTGTGGGCCAGCACCTTACCTTCGCTCGTGCTCGTCTCCAGCCCCTCTGTTCAGTTCATGGTTTACGAGGCGCTCAAGCGGCGCGCCGACAGCGCTGGCCTGCCCCTCAACGGCGCCGTCGTCTTCCTCATTGGTGCGGTGTCCAAGGTGATCTCGACCGTGGCTACTTACCCGCTGCAATTGGTGCAAGCCAAGCTGCGCTACGGCTGCCCACCGGAGCTGGCCAACAAGAACCTGCTCGGAATTCTGATGCACATCGCCCGAACGCAGGGGCTCCCTGGTCTCTACAGGGGTCTCGAGGCCAAGCTCTGGCAGACGGTTCTCACGGCGGCGCTCATGTTCGTCGCCTACGAGAAGATCGTGCGCTTCGTCATGCAAATATTGAGGCCATCAGCGGTGCGCCGCGCTGCGtag
- the LOC119448209 gene encoding uncharacterized protein LOC119448209 yields MTALSATSFALVLLLGAFLRESSADEGFFRNRGRMPDSLQTLLHGEGETQVLGKVDSFKPGAGSVSATNVGGEMELPAQASLPQHDCHIEVQVTERVRGHCSALTLLGKSFPVCKNGERISVNNHECAHMAA; encoded by the exons ATGACGGCATTGTCAGCTACGTCCTTCGCCTTGGTGCTGCTCTTGGGAGCGTTTTTGCGGGAGTCAAGCGCCGACGAAGGCTTCTTCAGAAATCGCGGTCGG atgccAGACTCGCTGCAGACGCTGCTGCACGGCGAAGGAGAGACGCAGGTGCTGGGTAAAGTCGACTCGTTCAAGCCGGGTGCAGGCAGTGTCAGCGCCACCAACGTCGGCGGTGAAATGGAACTTCCGGCGCAGGCCTCGCTTCCACAACACGACTGCCACATTGAAGTGCAAGTG ACGGAGCGTGTCCGCGGTCACTGCTCCGCGCTGACGCTGTTGGGCAAGAGCTTCCCTGTGTGCAAGAACGGAGAGCGGATCTCCGTCAACAACCACGAGTGCGCGCACATGGCCGCCTGA